Part of the Citrobacter sp. Marseille-Q6884 genome, CGGAAAAGTGAATATTGCTATTGTGGGCGGCGGGGCGACGGGTGTAGAACTCTCTGCTGAACTGCACAATGCGGTAAAACAGCTGCACAGCTATGGGTACAAAGGGCTGACCAACGAAGCGCTAAACGTGACGCTGGTGGAAGCCGGTGAACGTATTCTGCCTGCGTTGCCGCCGCGTATTTCCAGCGCCGCGCATAATGAACTGACCAAACTGGGTGTCCGTGTACTGACTCAGACGATGGTGACCAGCGCTGATGAAGGCGGTCTGCACACTAAAGACGGTGAATACATTAAAGCCGATCTGATGGTGTGGGCAGCGGGTATCAAAGCGCCAGACTTTATGAAAGAGATTGGTGGTCTGGAAACAAACCGCATCAACCAGCTGGTGGTGGAGCCTACGCTGCAAACCACGCGCGATCCTGACGTTTACGCGATTGGTGACTGTGCTTCCTGTGCTCGTCCGGAAGGTGGCTTTGTTCCACCACGTGCTCAGGCTGCACATCAGATGGCATCCTGCGCGTTGAACAACATTCTAGCGCAGATGAATGGTAAAGCCCTGAAAGCGTATCAGTATAAAGACCACGGCTCTTTGGTTTCGCTTTCTAACTTCTCTACCGTCGGTAGCCTGATGGGGAACCTGACGCGCGGTTCGATGATGGTGGAAGGGCGTATTGCTCGCTTTGTGTACATCTCGTTGTACCGTATGCACCAGATTGCGCTGCACGGTTACTTTAAAACCGGGCTGATGATGTTGGTCGGCAGTATTAACCGTGTGATCCGCCCACGCCTGAAACTGCATTAATCATAGACGTATCTTGCCGGATAACACTGTGTTTATCCGGCACCTTCTTCAGAGTTCTCTGAATCATGCTGTTTTGCAGCACCCTCACGCTATTT contains:
- the ndh gene encoding NAD(P)/FAD-dependent oxidoreductase translates to MTTPLKRIVIVGGGAGGLEMATQLGKKLGRKKKAKITLVDRNHSHLWKPLLHEVATGSLDEGVDALSYLAHARNHGFQFQLGSVMDIDREAKTITIAELRDEKGELLVPERKVPYDTLVMALGSTSNDFNTPGVKENCIFLDNPHQARRFHQEMLNLFLKYSASLGANGKVNIAIVGGGATGVELSAELHNAVKQLHSYGYKGLTNEALNVTLVEAGERILPALPPRISSAAHNELTKLGVRVLTQTMVTSADEGGLHTKDGEYIKADLMVWAAGIKAPDFMKEIGGLETNRINQLVVEPTLQTTRDPDVYAIGDCASCARPEGGFVPPRAQAAHQMASCALNNILAQMNGKALKAYQYKDHGSLVSLSNFSTVGSLMGNLTRGSMMVEGRIARFVYISLYRMHQIALHGYFKTGLMMLVGSINRVIRPRLKLH